A portion of the Lysinibacillus timonensis genome contains these proteins:
- a CDS encoding nucleotide sugar dehydrogenase, whose amino-acid sequence MTKKICVVGLGYIGLPTAVMFANHGVKVHGVDVNPAAVKSIQEKKLHIEENGLQERLDKAVDEGFLTASTTPEEADVFIVAVPSPINPDKTANLEYVREATKSIVPYVRKGNLVILESTVPPKTVERIMLPELIKADLEIGVDLFVSHSPERVIPGRIFEELVNNDRIVGGINRKSSELTKELYETFVKGTIHLTDATTAELVKVMENTYRDVNIAFANELAKLADELDVNIWEAIRFANFHPRVNIHYPGPGVGGHCIAVDPWFLVELGGETAQIINMSRNTNDSMPAYTAQKTQAILNKNKIPGGKVAVLGLAFKGNVDDMRESPSTEVIYELEKLGLDVVSYDPHIKENKHVTQTQSLEEATKDADVLLFLTDHNEFKAYNPLAISANHKIVFDTKNCLNREAWQEAGYQFHLLGDSKNK is encoded by the coding sequence ATGACAAAGAAAATTTGTGTTGTTGGGTTAGGTTATATTGGCTTGCCAACAGCGGTAATGTTTGCAAATCACGGCGTGAAAGTGCATGGGGTAGATGTGAATCCAGCAGCCGTAAAAAGCATCCAAGAGAAGAAGTTACACATCGAGGAAAATGGTCTTCAAGAGCGCTTAGATAAAGCGGTTGATGAAGGGTTCTTAACAGCATCGACTACGCCGGAGGAAGCAGATGTGTTTATCGTTGCGGTTCCTTCTCCAATAAATCCAGATAAAACAGCAAACCTTGAATATGTACGTGAAGCGACAAAATCAATCGTTCCTTATGTAAGAAAAGGAAACTTAGTTATTCTAGAATCTACTGTCCCGCCAAAAACGGTTGAACGTATTATGTTGCCTGAGCTTATTAAAGCGGACCTTGAAATTGGTGTAGACTTATTTGTTTCGCATTCACCGGAACGCGTGATTCCAGGGCGTATTTTTGAAGAATTAGTTAACAATGATCGTATAGTTGGTGGGATTAACCGTAAATCTTCAGAATTAACAAAAGAACTTTACGAAACGTTTGTTAAAGGTACAATCCATTTAACGGATGCAACGACTGCAGAGTTAGTTAAAGTAATGGAAAATACGTATCGTGATGTAAACATTGCTTTTGCAAATGAACTTGCAAAATTAGCAGATGAGCTTGACGTAAACATTTGGGAAGCAATTCGTTTTGCGAACTTCCACCCAAGAGTAAATATTCACTATCCTGGACCAGGTGTTGGTGGTCACTGTATCGCTGTAGATCCATGGTTCTTAGTTGAACTTGGCGGGGAAACTGCACAAATTATTAATATGTCTCGTAATACAAACGATAGTATGCCAGCTTATACAGCACAAAAAACACAAGCAATCCTAAACAAAAACAAAATACCAGGTGGGAAAGTAGCAGTATTGGGGTTAGCGTTTAAAGGAAATGTTGATGATATGCGTGAAAGTCCATCAACGGAAGTGATTTATGAGCTTGAAAAGCTAGGCTTAGATGTGGTGTCTTATGATCCGCATATTAAGGAAAATAAACATGTGACTCAAACACAAAGTTTAGAAGAAGCGACGAAAGATGCAGATGTTCTTCTATTCTTAACTGATCATAACGAGTTTAAGGCATATAATCCGCTAGCAATCAGTGCAAATCATAAGATCGTATTTGATACGAAAAATTGCTTGAACCGTGAAGCTTGGCAAGAGGCAGGCTACCAGTTCCACTTACTAGGGGATTCGAAAAATAAATAA
- a CDS encoding WecB/TagA/CpsF family glycosyltransferase → MKETVLGINVNTENYDELIPKIFERIETKEKSLIVAINPEKIIKAKEDPALKKLLNEAEFQIPDGIGVILASKIQKGNITSRVTGVDMMMRLCEEAAKRQKPIFLYGGKPGVAEQAAVKLRETFPNIIIAGTQDGYEKDNEKVIAKINEAKPDILFVAMGSPKQENWINANRNQLHPTIYQGVGGSFDVLAGNVKRAPEAFQKIGMEWFYRLMKEPKRLKRQMALPLFLLEVARRSKKK, encoded by the coding sequence ATGAAAGAAACAGTTTTAGGAATTAACGTAAATACAGAAAACTACGATGAGCTTATTCCAAAGATTTTTGAGCGTATTGAAACGAAGGAAAAGTCATTGATTGTAGCCATCAATCCAGAAAAGATCATAAAAGCAAAAGAAGACCCAGCTCTTAAAAAGCTTCTAAATGAAGCAGAATTTCAAATACCTGATGGGATAGGGGTTATTCTGGCTTCGAAAATACAGAAGGGGAACATTACTTCCCGCGTAACAGGTGTCGATATGATGATGCGTCTATGTGAAGAAGCGGCGAAGCGACAAAAGCCTATCTTCCTGTATGGTGGGAAACCAGGAGTCGCAGAGCAAGCTGCAGTAAAGCTTCGAGAAACATTCCCTAATATCATCATCGCTGGCACTCAAGACGGTTATGAAAAAGATAATGAGAAGGTCATTGCCAAAATAAATGAGGCAAAACCTGATATCCTCTTTGTAGCGATGGGAAGTCCGAAACAAGAAAACTGGATTAATGCAAATCGCAATCAATTACATCCAACCATTTATCAAGGGGTAGGGGGATCATTTGACGTACTTGCCGGAAATGTAAAACGAGCACCGGAAGCGTTCCAAAAGATTGGAATGGAGTGGTTCTACAGGCTGATGAAAGAGCCAAAACGACTAAAGCGTCAAATGGCATTACCTCTCTTCTTATTAGAAGTGGCACGCAGATCAAAGAAGAAGTAA